The genomic segment CCATCAGGATGAACAGGGGAACGGCGATCAGCTCATAGCTGTTCGTCGTCGACAGGGGCGTGGTGGACAGAACGGACAGCGCGCTGTTGAAACCCACGATGGCCATGAGCCCGGCAAGGCCGGTGAAGGTCAGCGCGAATCCGACCGGGACGCCCAGCAGCAGAAGGGCGAGCAGGCCGGCGACGACGGCAAGCGAGATCATACCGTGAGCTCCTCGTCCGCCTCTGTCGCGGGCTGCTTGCCGGTGACCACAGCGATGGCCGCCTCCACCGCCCTCGCGGCGCAGACGAGGATCATCGAGACCGATCCGACAGGCACGAGCGCGTAGCTCGCCCAAGCCGGCCAGGGAATGATGCTCGCGATCATCTCGTCATTGGCGAAGCTCTGCCAGGCGCGCTCCCAGGAGACCCAGAACAGCAATCCGAAGATCCACAGGCCGATCAGCGCGGAGACGAGCTGCGACAGCGACTGCAGCCGGGCGGGCATGGACACCATGAGAATGTCGACCGCCAGATGCTCGTTGCGCCAGTAGGTCGGGCCGAAGCCGAAGAAGAACACCGCCGGGGTGAGATAGAGCACCACGAGATCGTGGGCGAAGAAGATGGGCGTGCCCGCGCCGTAGCGCAGGGCCACGTCGGCCACGACCAGCAGGGTCAGGGCGGCGAGCGCGACGACCGAGACGCCGGTGAACGCGCCGTCCACGATGGACATCGTCCGGGCGATCATGCCGCCGACCAGCCATCGTCGACCTGCGCCCGGATCGCGCGGATCGTGTCGGCAAGGACTTCGGCGATCTCCTCGTGGCGCCCCTGCATCCGGTAGTTGGGCCCGGCGACCGACAGGCCGAGCTGCTGGCCCGCGACCTCGAGCAGCATGCCGATGCCGGAGACCTCCGGGGTGTATTCCGTGGCGTTGAGGAACCAGCCGCGCGCGCGCCCGTCCCGGATATTCCGCATCAGGGCGTCGATATCCGTGATCGAGGTCCTGGCCGCGCCGGAGAAGTCGATCCTCTTCAGTTCGCGCTCCAGCACATCGTCGGGGAGCGCGGCGAGGATCGCCTTGCCCGACGAGATGGCATAGACGGGCCGCGTCTCGCCGGGGCGGGCGGAATAGCGCACGCCCTTCGGGGATTCGAGCGTGTCGAGATAGATGACGTTGTCGCCGTCGCGCGCGGCGAGCAGCACCGTCTCCCCGGTCCTGTCCCTGAGCTCGCCCATATGATCGCGGACGAGGCCGAGCACCGGATCGCCGTCGAGAATGGACCGGCTGACATCGTACATCCGCCGGGTGGGGTAGAAGCCGCCGCGCCGGCGGACCTCGAAGAGATAGCCGCGGTGCCTGAGCGTCGCCACGAGATTGCTCGTGCTCGACAGGGGCAGGTCCAGCGTCTCGGAAAGCTGGGTGAGCGTCGCGGGCTTCCGGGCCTGCGCGAAATACTCGAAAAACCGCAGAACGTTATCCGCCTGGCGGACCGTCATCGGCATCCTCCCTGCCGCCTTGCGTCCGGCGCCCGCATCTGCGGGTCGCCCCGGATCGCGATGGCGTCCTTATTCTTCACATATGTGAAGTTTTATTCCTGTATATGGATTAAACAGATCGGACGGCCCGCGTCAAGCGATCTCCGGGCGGGGCTGTGTCTCGAGTTCGGGTGGCCGCGCAAGCGGGCCCCCACGAGCGGCGTCAGAAACATGGATCCCCGCTTCCGCGGGGATGGCGAAGGGAAAGACTTCAGCGTTCCGGGCGGGAGTGGGGCGCCG from the Kaustia mangrovi genome contains:
- a CDS encoding IclR family transcriptional regulator; its protein translation is MTVRQADNVLRFFEYFAQARKPATLTQLSETLDLPLSSTSNLVATLRHRGYLFEVRRRGGFYPTRRMYDVSRSILDGDPVLGLVRDHMGELRDRTGETVLLAARDGDNVIYLDTLESPKGVRYSARPGETRPVYAISSGKAILAALPDDVLERELKRIDFSGAARTSITDIDALMRNIRDGRARGWFLNATEYTPEVSGIGMLLEVAGQQLGLSVAGPNYRMQGRHEEIAEVLADTIRAIRAQVDDGWSAA
- a CDS encoding TRAP transporter small permease, whose translation is MIARTMSIVDGAFTGVSVVALAALTLLVVADVALRYGAGTPIFFAHDLVVLYLTPAVFFFGFGPTYWRNEHLAVDILMVSMPARLQSLSQLVSALIGLWIFGLLFWVSWERAWQSFANDEMIASIIPWPAWASYALVPVGSVSMILVCAARAVEAAIAVVTGKQPATEADEELTV